One part of the Thiothrix nivea DSM 5205 genome encodes these proteins:
- a CDS encoding DUF5666 domain-containing protein: MKIRTLFVTLFLGMLLSACGAGVLQLANGGIGGTGISAGSITAFGSIFVNGVEYEVDQATFTRNGLMAGGQGEFNVGEYVTVKGTVNPDGITGTATEVAFSSELNGTVTGASTDGVNIQVLGQAVRTNALTVLSGFKQLIDLLAGNVVEVSGVRDAQGVLVASSIRLEQGNYLPGDTQALKGPILQVDTQRSTVLIGGLTVDYSGAALLGFTASEPEVGQYVRVRSVQAVAGAQLVASELELQSAGWQFEEGEKLELEGVVTRFASVNDFAVNGVPVVVNAGTQFEHGSASQLALNALVEVDGQINASGAIVAEEVSIKESISSGIDELSGAITAINPSAQEFTLAGVTIIVDSSTIWEDESAYGVRQMNFTYLQMGDFVEVDVKPLDNGKLLALRIKREDGEDEDD, encoded by the coding sequence ATGAAGATTAGAACCCTGTTTGTCACCCTGTTTCTGGGCATGTTGCTGTCAGCGTGTGGTGCTGGCGTCTTGCAACTTGCTAACGGCGGGATTGGCGGAACCGGTATTTCAGCCGGATCCATCACTGCATTTGGCAGTATTTTCGTCAATGGGGTGGAATACGAGGTGGATCAGGCCACCTTTACCCGTAACGGCCTGATGGCTGGTGGGCAGGGCGAATTCAATGTTGGTGAATACGTCACCGTCAAGGGAACAGTGAACCCTGATGGCATCACCGGTACAGCGACCGAAGTGGCATTCAGCAGCGAATTGAATGGCACGGTGACTGGCGCATCCACCGATGGCGTCAACATACAGGTGCTGGGGCAGGCAGTGCGCACCAATGCGCTGACCGTGTTGTCAGGCTTCAAACAGTTGATAGACCTGCTGGCAGGCAATGTGGTGGAGGTTTCCGGCGTGCGCGATGCACAAGGAGTACTGGTCGCTTCCAGCATCCGGCTGGAGCAGGGCAACTACCTGCCGGGTGACACGCAGGCGCTGAAAGGCCCGATTCTGCAAGTCGATACCCAGCGTAGCACTGTGCTGATCGGTGGTTTGACGGTGGATTATTCCGGTGCCGCACTGCTTGGTTTCACGGCTAGTGAGCCTGAAGTTGGGCAGTATGTCCGTGTCAGGAGCGTGCAGGCGGTTGCTGGGGCACAGTTGGTTGCATCCGAGCTGGAACTGCAAAGTGCTGGCTGGCAGTTTGAGGAAGGTGAAAAACTGGAACTGGAGGGCGTGGTGACCCGGTTTGCTTCTGTCAACGATTTTGCCGTCAACGGTGTTCCGGTTGTTGTCAATGCAGGTACGCAGTTCGAGCACGGTTCCGCCAGTCAGCTTGCCCTGAATGCGCTGGTCGAAGTCGATGGGCAAATCAATGCCAGCGGCGCAATCGTAGCCGAGGAAGTTTCCATCAAGGAATCCATTTCCAGCGGGATTGATGAGCTGAGCGGCGCGATTACGGCAATCAACCCATCCGCACAGGAATTTACCTTGGCGGGCGTCACCATCATCGTTGACAGCTCGACCATCTGGGAAGATGAAAGCGCTTATGGCGTCAGGCAGATGAATTTCACCTACTTGCAAATGGGGGATTTTGTGGAGGTGGATGTCAAACCGCTGGATAACGGCAAGCTGCTGGCGTTGCGGATCAAGCGCGAAGACGGGGAAGACGAAGACGACTGA
- a CDS encoding c-type cytochrome produces MKASINIPLAVVLGVVLSACGGSATSSSGDYDSGTTGTGTTISTSTGTTGTTTTTTGSGTAPAINAPDGARLLASQCFQCHGTNGSSASGIESITGESSAELVSEMLEMKYSTDVDIMHYQAKGYSEDQIRSLSAYLAALPRSANGGND; encoded by the coding sequence ATGAAAGCTAGTATAAACATTCCCTTGGCGGTTGTGCTAGGGGTGGTGCTCAGCGCCTGTGGCGGCTCTGCCACCAGTAGCAGTGGGGACTATGATTCCGGCACAACGGGAACAGGAACCACAATTTCTACCAGCACCGGCACGACGGGGACTACAACCACCACAACGGGCAGCGGCACTGCCCCCGCCATCAATGCCCCGGACGGCGCACGCCTGTTGGCCTCGCAATGTTTCCAGTGCCACGGCACCAATGGCAGTTCCGCCAGCGGTATTGAAAGCATTACCGGTGAAAGCTCGGCAGAACTGGTCAGTGAAATGCTGGAAATGAAATACAGCACCGATGTGGACATCATGCATTACCAGGCCAAAGGTTATAGCGAAGACCAGATCCGCTCGCTGTCAGCCTATCTTGCCGCACTGCCCAGAAGCGCCAACGGAGGGAATGACTAA
- a CDS encoding NAD(P)/FAD-dependent oxidoreductase: MANLNRRQFLQTLGLASAATAAAAFPGVIKAATGRPQVVVIGGGFAGATVAKYLRYWSNTVDVTLVEPNTTYYSPILSNLVLNNQRNLGQISFSYSTLAQKYGIQVIHDWVDSINAPNQSVQLRNGTTLNYDRLVIAPGIEFMDVPGLDSNKVPHAWKAGAQTTLLQQQLAAMPVGGSFVITIPATPYRCPPGPYERACVVADWLRTNKPGSKVTVLDANPAIVVEPTIFGNAFASYGVEYVPNAVLQSVDSDQRVAKTNLGDFKADVLNVIPPQQAGAIVLQSGLANVGGRWAGVNPLSYESTAVPNIHIIGDSQGTGQPKAGHIANAEAKVCADAILRLLSGSQPYAAPVTNSACYSPISASTASWLTAVYAYDQASGAMKLVPESFGAAAAPSSKNYSRMFDWTTNLFNDTFA, translated from the coding sequence ATGGCTAATCTAAATCGCCGTCAATTTTTGCAAACCCTGGGGCTGGCTTCGGCGGCCACGGCTGCTGCCGCGTTTCCGGGGGTTATCAAGGCCGCCACCGGTCGTCCACAGGTGGTGGTGATCGGTGGCGGGTTTGCCGGGGCAACAGTAGCCAAGTATCTGCGCTACTGGTCGAATACTGTCGATGTGACCCTGGTGGAACCCAACACGACGTATTATTCCCCCATCCTTAGCAATCTGGTGTTGAACAACCAGCGTAACCTGGGGCAGATCAGCTTCAGTTATAGCACCTTGGCGCAGAAGTATGGCATCCAGGTCATCCATGACTGGGTGGACAGCATCAATGCCCCCAACCAGTCGGTGCAACTGCGCAACGGCACGACCCTGAATTACGACCGGCTGGTGATTGCACCGGGGATCGAGTTCATGGATGTGCCGGGGCTGGACAGCAACAAGGTTCCCCATGCGTGGAAAGCGGGGGCGCAAACCACCTTGCTGCAACAGCAACTGGCGGCTATGCCTGTGGGCGGCAGTTTCGTCATCACCATTCCGGCTACCCCTTACCGTTGCCCGCCGGGGCCGTATGAACGCGCCTGCGTGGTGGCGGACTGGCTGCGCACCAACAAGCCCGGTTCCAAAGTGACCGTGCTGGACGCTAACCCGGCGATCGTGGTTGAGCCGACCATTTTCGGCAATGCGTTTGCCAGCTATGGGGTGGAGTACGTGCCGAATGCCGTGTTGCAAAGCGTGGATTCCGACCAGCGCGTGGCGAAAACCAATCTGGGTGACTTCAAGGCTGATGTGCTGAACGTGATCCCGCCGCAACAGGCCGGGGCTATCGTCCTGCAATCCGGGCTGGCGAATGTGGGTGGGCGCTGGGCAGGGGTGAATCCGCTGAGTTACGAATCCACCGCCGTGCCCAACATCCACATCATTGGCGACTCGCAAGGCACCGGGCAACCCAAGGCCGGGCATATTGCCAATGCGGAAGCCAAAGTGTGCGCGGATGCAATTTTGCGCCTACTGTCCGGCAGCCAGCCTTATGCCGCACCTGTCACCAATTCGGCCTGTTACAGCCCGATTTCGGCCAGCACGGCTTCGTGGCTGACGGCGGTGTATGCCTATGATCAGGCCAGCGGCGCAATGAAGCTGGTGCCGGAATCGTTTGGCGCGGCAGCAGCGCCTTCCAGCAAAAATTACAGCCGTATGTTTGACTGGACGACCAATTTGTTCAATGACACGTTTGCTTGA